Below is a genomic region from Kryptolebias marmoratus isolate JLee-2015 linkage group LG12, ASM164957v2, whole genome shotgun sequence.
TTTAACCTCCTATTCTTGCTCTATGGCATTGACCCTCCTATTCGACCCCCTGAGCTCTtctggaatgtgtgtgtgtgtgtgtatcagttGACCACAGCTGGCTTCAGCACCACAGCACCTGGTGGAATGACCACCCAGGACAGCGGATCATGAGACCCTCCTGTTGAGAGGTTTAGGGCCCCCCTAGGCACCTCATCCTCAGCTTCCTCTCCTATGCCTTTCTTTGCCAGGTGGCTCGGGATCCTGCGCTCAGATGTGGCCCCCGGCATCGGAACCATTGGCAGTCCGAGGGTCGAAGAGGGAAACGCCGGGGAGAGCAAAGGAGACTTGGCCAGGCCCAGGGGTGAACCACTGAAGGACAAGATGGATGTGCCTCCCAAGCTGGTCGGAGGGGAGTTGGAAGTGCCCAGAGTGCTGAGGTCCAGGGGCCTCGAACTGAGGGGGGACAGGGGCAGGGCACCACCCAGGCCCTGCAGGGCGTGACCTCCcagaagagcagctgctgctccggGGATGATAATATGGGCTCCACTCAAATAGGACAACTCTGAGTCCTTACTGCCACCACCATTAGCAAGCCCTCCACTCTGATTTCCCTTCAGCAGAGAGCCCACCCCTCCAGGAGAGCCCTGCTCCTGAGCCACAAAGTGGCCGTGCGCTTTGATGTGCTTCCTCAGAGAGCTGGGATCTGTGTAACGCTTCAGGCAGCCCACCATCTTGCAGTAGTAGGGCTTGTCTACGTAGTGTGTGCGCGTATGTTTGAAGCGGTCGCTGGAGTTGGAGTAGCGCTTGTTGCAACCCTCATAAGGACAAATGTAGGGCTTTTCacctgcagagaggagagaTTATACACATgagatttcatcaaaatcttaCATGTTCACGTCTGAGTTTCTTCTTGATTACAACCACAAAtctaaaaaagttgggacattgtgtaaatataaataaaaacagaatgcaatgaacAGAAAATCTCATAGGCCCATATTTTTATAATGAAACTAGGTAAATCTATTTACCATTGACTATTTACTATTTACCATCAAGTCATTTATGTTTTACTACTCTGTGAGATGAGCACTGACCTGTGTGTGAGCGGTTGTGTATCTTTAGATTCTCCAGGCGTGAGAAGCTCTTGTTGCAGGTGGGACAGCGGTGGGGTTTCTCATTGGTATGAGTGCGAATATGAATGAGCATTTTGTACCTGCATTCATCCACACATAGTATTAATAATCTTATCATCCATTTCTTGATTTCTATACCCAACCAGTGTAAAATAAATTCTCACCTGGCATTAAACCCCCTCCCTTTTCGAGCACAGCCCTCCCAGTGGCAGCAGTACCCAGAATCCTTCTCAGGTTTGACATGAAAGTCATTGACATGGTCCACTAGGTCTTGTAAGGAGTCAAAAAGCAGATGACACTGAAGGAGGGAAAAGAGTTTCTGATAAGCTTTTGTAGGGACaataccatttt
It encodes:
- the glis2b gene encoding zinc finger protein GLIS2b; this translates as MLSLDEPLDLKLPRRVNGKDRGVRSSPLSPLHLERVRQLHMTDDGTAVIEPASPGSPHSGVQVVPHDRTDTPTPPAVDLSMSPSSRHTPSSPEMNNYVPSGAFQFFVPIGPGAGLHLPSSMFIGQKNDKRASPDLSADEQLACRWKKCHLLFDSLQDLVDHVNDFHVKPEKDSGYCCHWEGCARKGRGFNARYKMLIHIRTHTNEKPHRCPTCNKSFSRLENLKIHNRSHTGEKPYICPYEGCNKRYSNSSDRFKHTRTHYVDKPYYCKMVGCLKRYTDPSSLRKHIKAHGHFVAQEQGSPGGVGSLLKGNQSGGLANGGGSKDSELSYLSGAHIIIPGAAAALLGGHALQGLGGALPLSPLSSRPLDLSTLGTSNSPPTSLGGTSILSFSGSPLGLAKSPLLSPAFPSSTLGLPMVPMPGATSERRIPSHLAKKGIGEEAEDEVPRGALNLSTGGSHDPLSWVVIPPGAVVLKPAVVN